Genomic segment of Panicum virgatum strain AP13 chromosome 2K, P.virgatum_v5, whole genome shotgun sequence:
gaactcgacGGCGGAGGCGCTGGTGGCCGGCGTGCCGATGGTGACCGTGCCGCAGTGGACGGACCAGCCCATGAACGCCAGGTACGTGGAGGCCGCGTGGCGCGTCGGCGTGCgggtgcggccggcggccgccgacgGGCTCGTGCGGAGGGGCGAGGTGGCCGGGGGCATCCAGGAGGTGATGGGCGGCGAGAGGAGCGGCGAGTACAGGCGCAACGCCGCCGCGTGGATGGAAGAAGGCCAgggcggcgagcagggagggCGGCAGCTCGGACAGGAACATCGCCGAGTTCGTGGCCAAGTACTCCAACTCCAAGTGATCAGATGATAGAGCAACACGTACGTATCTTTGGCCTGTATTGAAGAAGAGAGGGGACAAGACATTCTATCATGCCTGTCTATTCCACAATTATTATCTCTAATATGAGTTGATTTTCACGCTCGAGGCGAAGTCCAATTTAATTTCTCATTTCCAGTTCAATGGTGCCACAAGAGTTGCATGGAGTAATCGACCACATGACCCTAAATAAGAACTCTAACATTTCAACTTAGCACAGAGGATAGTAAAAGGTTTTAGTTTGACGGCAGAAAATGCGGTAACTTAAAATTCAACATCATATCTTCTAACAATTTGGACATCATGATATGCCCTAATCATCATCCCTCTAGCTCGATCATTATGACAGAATGACAAGTAAGCCTCCTTCAATCAAGTCTCAATTTCTTGATTTGAGCTAGCCCTCTTCTTGTTTGCTTTCACTTCATTCTTCTTACCTTCTTGTTTGATGGCTCAGCTGTGAAAAAAATTGCATGATCGGGCACAGCAACAATAAATATAGGACGAACATTGATATGATGAAAGGTTAACATACCGTTAGGCTTAGGCACATTGGACGACTCTATTTTATCATACACCATTTGAAGCAACTCCTTAATGGTAGCCTGGTTATCCTGAAAAGTTGAAAACAGGAAAGTTTaactaaaatagaaaaaatattgtATTAGATAATTGGAAGAAAAACTCTGCACCTTATAAAGCACTTCTAACATTAGACAAGCAAAAAAATATCTAAACATTTGACCTTGTACACATTTGTCTAGAGGGCACAGAGGGTCACGTTTTGGCATGTATCTTTCGCATTTTGCAATACCAATAATCTGTTTTCAAGAATGCATTGCAGTATTGACACTTAGATCTACAAGATTCATGAACACAATTAGAAGAAAATGAATATGTTAACTTACTTCTCCAACTCCAAGCCATTCTCTCAGCACTTGCAACATTGTCCTAGCAGAAACACCATCCTTCATATTCCTACCAAAAGTTGCTAGATGGAGTCCAATAACTTTACCATCTCTAAACAAAGGAGCACCCCCTAAACCTCCGGCGACACCAAAGCTATAGACGATCTTTTCGTCAGTGGCGGATCCAGACTAGAAAGGGAGGGGGGGCTCAACTATACAATATTCATCTTCAACCTTGAGCTTTCTTCAATGGCAGGGGAAAAAATCAAGGGGGGGCTCCAATGGAGTTTCCGGGGGCAGGGGGCTCGAGCCCCCCCAGCCCCCctgctggatccgcccctgctttTCGTAGTACTCTTGGATGTCCTCCCATATATATATGCGTCGGTACTGTGCATgacaaaacaaaagaaacatATATGTTTTCATGCAAGAACCATAAGTACGTGGAGTAAGTATAAAATGGCGACTAAATGGCTTCTGTTTTTCATTGTAGTGTATACTTACCTAATTCTTCCTGCGTAAATTCCCGGCTCCTTGATCAGAAACTGGACCAATATTCCATTTTTGTCAGGTAGGATTGGGGTGCTATATCCAAGTAGTGCGACCATGTCATCTTGCTTTATTTCATCAATAGAGAACTCTACACATGGGTACTCGGGCACATTACCCTTAAGTGAAAACAACAACAGATCACGTGCACCATCTCGGCAATGGATCTTCTCAACTGGGTAATCCCTATCCCCATGATAGAACCTGATCACTTcacccattttctttttcataaatTTGTGGTCACAGGTGAGAGACAAGCTTCTCTTTTCACCTCTAAACACGAGGAAGGCTGTCCCGGTTTCAACAACATCCTTCTTAGCAGACACTCGGATGATCCTCACTACACTTCCACGGAATGGAATTGTTGATTCAACTAGTAGTTGTTTGTGTTCCTTTGTTGTCAAGCCGAATACTGTAAATTCACCTATGAAGTAACAGAATATCACTTCAACATAACAATCATAAGTGATATATCTAAGCCACCTCAGTTGGGTCAAACTTAAACAATAGGGTTGGGCTGGGTGTCTAGGTTGCATGTAAACCAACCGAAACAGTCTTGTCGCGCATGAGGCGTGAGCAAAGATATACGTACCacgtgaagaagaagaagaagaagaagaagaagaagaagaagaagaagaagaagaagaagaagaagaagaagaagaagaagaagaagcaccagcagcagctcctCCTTCCATGTGGCCGGCTTCTCCTCCGAAATAAGCTTCCAAGCTTTCAGTTCCACTCCTTTCCTCTTCTTGATGCCAACCACCAGCGATCTTTGCTGAGCGAAAATTTGTgtaatttaaaataaaattttaataaGCAGTTAAATATGCTCTACCTGTCTACCGATTGTTGTATATTAATTGAGCTACCTTCTTTTCACCTCTTTATAGCTTACTAAAAGACTTGTGGAAGaattaatatataatttttctaAATTGATGTCTATCTTCAGGGATATGCATTCTAAAACAGTCAGATTATGGCACTTCTCACAAAATTCTCCATTATGCATATCCCTGAATTTTGTGAGAAGTGCTATAATCACGGTAATAATTCATGTTTAGAACTAAACTtgccttggagttgctgcagaTTTTTCACCCTAGCTAGCTTTCAGTTTTAGGTAGTCACTGCCACTGCTCTGCATTAAGCCAAAAATAAGATTACTCAATATGAAGATCACCAAGAAAACAAGTACACTAACAAGTACACCAAGACAAGATCAACGACTTTTAATCTTTGACAACTGAACGCAAATTTACTTTTTGCATCATTATCTCAAGGATATATATAACTCATACGTGCATGTGAACAGAGAAATAAATTAAACGAAACTGACACATACTATGCAGGTAATAAATTGATTTGGGAGTGGCTACAATAATATTATTAGATATTTGCTACAAAAAAAACGAAGATATGATTCAAATCTACAAAACCACAATGGTTATTCATGAAGCTAATTTATTAAATACTAATACAAAAGTTCCAGATGGATGAGTGTACTGCTACTGCCTACTAGTATCATCTGACAAAGTTAGAACAGAAAAGTACTCATCATCAGAAACTGATTCAGATACCCAGcagaacaaagaaaagaaaaaggaaagaactGATTCAAACAAAGGGAAGTGTATATTTTGAAGTCAATAACTGTTCATTTGTGCGATGACTTACATGAtcttatataattataacactATTAGTTGGTCCATTCTGATTCTTTGTTGGATTGGATCATTTGAACAAGGTGGAAACTGGTGAGTGATGACCTAATTAATGTTCTTTTCAGGTTCGAAAACGTACATGGCAAAGACTGTGAAACAGGAAAATTGCAAACCATAACGAACCCCGCTAGAAATTCACCAGATCTAAAATGCATCAAACATGACCAAATCAAAAGCGCGAGCTTATGCAGTTCTCCTCCAAGACCCAAAATCCCGGTGAAACCGCGCCCCtaataaacaagataaaagACGCAATAACACCGCCATCCGCGTTTCCCCGAGAGGCGAGGGCAGATCCGGGAAAAGATCTATCTGGAGCAAAGATCCTGCCAGTGCTACTACTAGCGCGAACACAAGCATATTGTGCTGCGTGGACGCGTGCGTGTAGCCGCATACCTCTGGCCGATGCAGAGCTCGTAGAGCTTGCGGTGGTTACCCGTTGGAGAAGACGATGATGAAGACGAGCGCGACCTCGGCGTCGCAGAGCACGGAGAGCTCGGACGCCTTCCTGAGCAGGCTGTTACGGCGCTTGCCCAAGGCCGTAGATCTTGTTCTCGAACCGTTTCAGCTCAACCCGTCCCTCCCCATGGCGCTAGCAGCTTCATCCGCGCAAGCCTAGCTAGCTCCTCGATCCAGCGATGGAGAAAATCGAATCGAAGCGAAGGGGAAAGTGGAGAGGAGCCGTGCGAGGAGGGTCAGAGGGTGAGGGGAGGGCGGCGCTAAAGAGAAAAGCGAAAGCGGTGGCCGGGGTGAGGTTGAGAGGTTAGGGTTGCCATTCTCGGCAAAGTGGTAGGCAAGCGCGTAGCCCTAGAGGCGCCCGTGATAGCTCGTACGTACGCACACGCAACCTTTGCATTCAACCAACCTTTGCACTCGCAGCCCTAGAGTGCAGCTTGAtaagtttcttttttttaaaaaaaagagtgcAGCTTGATatcagtctctctctctctgtgtgtgtagaatttatctccttttttttgaaatgcATAATTTATCTCCTTCAGAAGAACAAAAGACATGTCTAACATGTAAAAAAATGTTTCATCGTTTGAAGGATACATGCTACTGATGTACATATATATGTTGGCCTGTTGGAGTTGGACAAGATGATAGCAGCAGTAGCGCGACGAGAAATGAAGAGCAGCTAGCTAGGTCAGTGAGAGATGGAAAATAAACTCGATTGCTAGATCGCATAGAGGGGTACCGGTGGTTAACGAGATAGCCAGCGGTTCGATATTAAGGCCGGAGCCGACCAAACTCACGATCAACCCCACGCCGGCGCGGGAACGAAGAGCACGGATGCAGACACCGGACACGCCATGGTCTGCCGGATAAAGACACACCCCGCCCGGAAAGGGGGAGGGCAAAACGTCAAACATCCAACGGAGTACGGACGCGCCGCTGCCGATCCAACAGGCCACGGCAGCGCGCGTCGCTTGCTCCTCCGTTGGCCATGACGGAGAGGCCACGCCAGGCACGCGCGAGAGGCCTGGCCTGCGTGTGCGTGGGACGTCGACGGCCGGGCCGGCCGGAGGGCGTGAAGGACGACAGCACGCGCGCACGCCCGCCGgttcgcgccggcgccggccgggaCTGCAACTGCAATCAATGGGccgctgcgggctgcggcgaTCAGTCAGCCGGCCCGGGCGCCGTGCCGCGCGCTGCATCACACGCAAAGCCTGTGCCGCGGCCCGCGGGCGGGGGCGCCGTGCCCCACCGGGCCACTGGCCATGCTGCGTGTGGCTTTGTAGGAGTAGTTTTGCTGTCTCTACAAGCAAAACTACTCCTACAAGATTAATTATTACACGTTCCTGCCGTGGGCAGATAGAGAGGTTGGGGAAGGGTTCATTGGAGGACAGAGTTAATTATTACAAGATTTTAATTGTAACTTCGTCTCTCATTTTTAATTTTGATAGTACAAAATTTAGGAAAAATCAAATTCTAGTGACATAGCATTTCCGATAGCTTTTCTAATGAAATTAGTTATAGGCATTTTCCACCGGACAATGTTGGTGTCTAACTAACTGTAAATAATGCGCGCACCTACCTTTTTAAACAACTTATACCCACAAAACCCAATGATTCAGGCATGTATCCGATCATCATTATTTGGAGTGCGCAATAGTTCAATAATACCTCCTTTTTTATTTGTAGAAGAGAATACATGGTAGCACTCCAATAACTTTAAAATTCTTGGACCCTTTAATATTCTTGAACAACCCCCAGGTGCCTTTTGCAGCCTCACAAGTACTGAAGATCTTCTCATGGTTCTTGGCTTCATCTTGTAACTAGAAACCTTGGCGCGGCTTTGCCGCGCCCTTTTGAATGTTGAGCCATTGTTTATGTGTCAATATGGCTTGATAGCCTGTATTAGATACTATTTTTAAGTAGAAATATGATAGCATATATAAATAGTAAGACTTAGAATATATACTCTGAACTATGTATTATCAGAACTATGTATTCTCTGTGTGCATAGCATATAT
This window contains:
- the LOC120684325 gene encoding uncharacterized protein LOC120684325, with protein sequence MEGGAAAGASSSSSSSSSSSSSSSSSSSSSSSSSSSRGTYIFAHASCATRLFRLVYMQPRHPAQPYCLSLTQLRWLRYITYDCYVEVIFCYFIGEFTVFGLTTKEHKQLLVESTIPFRGSVVRIIRVSAKKDVVETGTAFLVFRGEKRSLSLTCDHKFMKKKMGEVIRFYHGDRDYPVEKIHCRDGARDLLLFSLKGNVPEYPCVEFSIDEIKQDDMVALLGYSTPILPDKNGILVQFLIKEPGIYAGRISTDAYIYGRTSKSTTKSRGGSSRGAGGARAPCPRKLHWSPPLIFSPAIEESSRLKMNIV